One genomic segment of Clostridium saccharoperbutylacetonicum N1-4(HMT) includes these proteins:
- a CDS encoding DUF624 domain-containing protein, with protein MRILKILTANFEKEGPGINKNDPQKEGFSLFLEILILRFWDIIKLNLIFILYCIPIVTIGPALAAMTSITISMIQRKHIYIFSDFHKAFKSNFKQSFIAGIIYIITIVILSYSLAYYYKLAQNNYFFYSIFFFCFFLSVFVGLAWLYVYPLITTVHLSLKDIFKNSILLSIVCFKNTLLGALVYWLIVSVNILFFPLALPFYILLSFGILSFIGSFATYKGIETFIIK; from the coding sequence ATGCGCATATTAAAAATACTTACTGCAAATTTTGAAAAAGAAGGGCCTGGAATAAACAAAAATGATCCCCAAAAGGAAGGCTTCTCTTTATTTTTAGAAATTCTTATTTTGCGATTTTGGGACATTATTAAGTTAAATTTGATTTTTATCCTATATTGTATACCTATAGTGACCATAGGTCCTGCTCTTGCTGCTATGACTTCTATTACAATCTCCATGATTCAAAGGAAACATATTTATATTTTCTCTGATTTTCATAAAGCCTTCAAAAGTAACTTTAAACAATCTTTTATAGCAGGAATTATATATATCATAACAATTGTTATTTTAAGTTATTCACTAGCTTACTATTATAAACTGGCTCAAAATAATTACTTCTTTTATTCTATATTCTTTTTTTGTTTTTTTCTTTCAGTTTTCGTAGGACTTGCTTGGTTATATGTTTATCCACTTATAACAACTGTACATCTTTCATTAAAAGATATTTTCAAAAACTCCATTCTCCTATCAATAGTATGTTTTAAAAACACTTTACTAGGAGCTTTAGTATACTGGTTAATTGTTAGTGTTAATATTTTATTTTTCCCTCTAGCACTTCCATTTTATATATTATTATCTTTTGGCATTCTTTCTTTTATAGGAAGCTTTGCTACCTATAAAGGAATCGAGACTTTCATTATAAAATAA
- a CDS encoding exodeoxyribonuclease III: MILKKLISWNVNGLRACAGKGFLDFFKEVDADIFCIQESKLQEGQIDLDLEGYKSYWNYAEKKGYSGTAVFTKEEPISVKKGIGISEHDNEGRVITAEYDDFYLVTVYTPNSKQALERLDYRMVWEDVFRKYLKELEEKKPVIVCGDLNVAHKEIDLKNPKANRRNAGFTDEERDKMSELLEAGFIDTYRHFYPDVEGVYSWWSYRFNARANNAGWRIDYFLTSESLKDKLEAAKIHTEVMGSDHCPVELVINL; this comes from the coding sequence ATAATATTGAAGAAATTAATTTCGTGGAATGTTAATGGATTAAGAGCTTGTGCTGGCAAAGGGTTTTTAGATTTTTTTAAAGAAGTTGATGCGGATATATTTTGTATTCAAGAAAGTAAGCTTCAAGAGGGACAAATTGATTTGGATTTGGAAGGTTATAAATCTTACTGGAATTACGCAGAGAAAAAGGGGTATTCTGGTACAGCGGTTTTTACTAAAGAAGAGCCTATAAGCGTAAAAAAAGGCATCGGTATAAGTGAGCATGATAATGAAGGAAGAGTTATCACTGCTGAATATGATGATTTTTATTTAGTTACTGTATATACTCCTAATTCTAAGCAAGCACTTGAAAGATTAGATTATAGAATGGTATGGGAAGATGTTTTTAGAAAATATTTAAAGGAACTTGAAGAAAAGAAACCGGTTATAGTTTGTGGTGATTTAAATGTTGCCCATAAGGAAATTGATCTTAAAAATCCTAAAGCAAATAGAAGAAATGCTGGCTTCACAGATGAAGAAAGAGATAAGATGTCTGAATTATTGGAGGCAGGCTTTATTGATACATATAGACACTTTTACCCAGATGTAGAAGGTGTATATTCTTGGTGGTCATATAGATTTAATGCAAGAGCTAATAATGCAGGATGGAGAATAGATTACTTTTTAACATCAGAAAGTTTGAAAGATAAATTGGAAGCTGCTAAAATTCATACGGAAGTAATGGGATCAGACCATTGTCCTGTAGAACTAGTGATTAATTTATAG